Proteins from a single region of Bacteroidota bacterium:
- a CDS encoding DUF559 domain-containing protein, whose amino-acid sequence MELKELKPRKALNKAFLKVKPNRTEIEGFKTNLITLLDRTNDTESEEFHKNLVIDFLKKTYYDPNHFINTKGRNDLVIHNGQNANSTVGVIIEAKKPTNKAEMITTNKLNAKAFQELVLYYLRERITHKNLEVKHLVATNINEWFIYDATLFDRLFAQNKNLVKQFNDFEGGRLADTKTDFFYKQIAEPFIDSITSEIEFTYFNIQDFQKPLRNTDKTDDNSLIALFKLLSPEHLLKLPFTNDSNSLDKRFYSELLHIIGLTETKEGSKKLIDRNKAGERHTGTILEDAIIQLDSLDKLSRLEKPSQFGSTQQERLFNVALELSITWINRILFLKLLEAQLITYHKGDKSFSFLNLDNIKNYDDLNSLFFQVLARKYDERNEDVKKAFEKVPYLNSSLFEPSDIEQVTLFISNLKDDKTIPIFSQTVLKDQQGKKRTGNISTLQYLFEFLDAYDFGAEGGEEIQEDNKTLINASVLGLIFEKINGYKDGSFFTPGFITMYMCRETIRKAVVQKFNETKKWDCTTLEELYDKIEDRKEANNIVNSIKICDPAVGSGHFLVSALNEIIAIKNDLKILQDRDGKRLKEYQVEVVNDELIVTDEEGELFEYNPSNKESQRIQETLFHEKQTIIENCLFGVDINSNSVKICRLRLWIELLKNAYYISSSLKSSSPFIGEVSEGRRGQEQLNNLPYLKTFRKELRNNLTPAEAKLWTLLKGKQMGGRKFRRQHSFANYILDFYCPEERLAIELDGQGHFEASQAEYDRERDLFLEAYGIRVLRFENKWVWDNPEGLLNEVWGYFGKQPPRPADTQGWIKQEPPRPSGTPPYKGGELKELQTLPNIDINIKCGNSLVSRFAIDADLKQALKKSKWTIDSYRIAVDTYRNAESKVQKREMERLIADIKSNFRSEISMNDPKVKKLQKLSGDLYQMTNQGQLFEMSKKEKAAWNKKVQQLTEETKKLETEIEEIKANKIFENAFEWRFEFPEVLNDDGDFVGFDVVIGNPPYFSLSKVKEQSEYFSKANYETYSKGADIYCLF is encoded by the coding sequence ATGGAATTAAAAGAATTGAAACCAAGAAAGGCACTGAACAAAGCCTTTTTAAAAGTAAAACCTAACAGGACTGAAATTGAAGGTTTCAAGACCAATCTCATTACTTTACTCGACAGAACTAATGATACAGAAAGCGAAGAGTTTCATAAAAACCTTGTCATTGACTTTCTAAAGAAAACCTATTACGACCCAAACCATTTTATAAATACCAAAGGTCGAAACGACCTTGTTATTCATAACGGACAAAATGCAAACTCTACAGTTGGCGTAATCATTGAAGCTAAAAAGCCGACCAACAAAGCCGAGATGATTACAACAAATAAACTGAATGCAAAAGCGTTTCAGGAATTGGTTTTGTATTATTTACGTGAGAGAATTACACATAAAAACCTTGAAGTAAAACATTTGGTGGCGACCAACATCAACGAATGGTTCATTTATGACGCTACCCTGTTCGACAGACTTTTTGCTCAAAACAAAAATCTTGTAAAGCAATTCAATGATTTTGAAGGCGGACGCTTGGCAGACACCAAAACTGATTTTTTCTACAAACAAATTGCCGAGCCGTTTATTGACAGTATTACTTCTGAAATTGAATTTACCTACTTCAACATTCAGGACTTTCAAAAACCCTTACGAAATACAGACAAAACAGACGACAATTCGCTGATTGCTTTATTCAAATTGCTGTCGCCTGAGCATCTTTTAAAACTACCATTTACCAACGACAGCAACAGTCTTGACAAACGCTTTTACAGCGAGTTGTTGCACATTATCGGTTTAACTGAAACCAAAGAAGGAAGCAAAAAGCTGATTGACCGAAACAAAGCAGGTGAACGGCACACAGGAACAATCCTTGAAGATGCCATCATTCAGCTTGACAGTTTAGATAAATTAAGCCGATTGGAAAAGCCAAGCCAATTCGGCAGCACACAACAGGAAAGACTTTTTAATGTTGCCCTTGAACTTTCGATTACTTGGATAAATCGAATTTTATTTTTGAAGTTGTTGGAAGCACAACTCATCACTTATCACAAAGGCGACAAATCTTTTTCGTTTCTCAATCTTGACAATATCAAAAACTATGACGACCTGAACAGCTTGTTTTTTCAGGTATTGGCACGCAAATATGACGAGCGAAACGAAGATGTAAAAAAGGCGTTTGAAAAAGTGCCTTATCTCAATTCTTCGCTTTTCGAGCCAAGCGACATTGAACAGGTTACTTTGTTTATCAGCAACCTAAAAGACGATAAAACCATTCCGATTTTTTCGCAAACCGTGCTGAAAGACCAACAAGGCAAAAAACGGACTGGCAATATTTCCACGCTTCAATACTTGTTTGAGTTTTTAGATGCTTACGACTTTGGAGCCGAAGGCGGTGAAGAAATACAGGAAGACAATAAAACGCTTATAAATGCTTCGGTTCTCGGATTGATTTTCGAGAAAATAAACGGCTACAAAGACGGTTCTTTTTTCACTCCGGGTTTCATCACAATGTATATGTGCCGTGAAACCATTCGTAAAGCAGTTGTGCAGAAATTCAACGAAACCAAAAAATGGGACTGTACAACACTTGAAGAACTTTACGACAAAATTGAAGACCGAAAAGAAGCCAACAACATTGTAAACAGCATCAAAATTTGCGACCCTGCTGTCGGCTCTGGGCACTTTTTGGTTTCGGCACTCAATGAAATTATTGCCATCAAAAACGACTTGAAAATCCTACAAGACCGTGACGGAAAACGCTTGAAAGAATATCAGGTAGAAGTGGTAAATGATGAATTGATTGTAACAGACGAAGAAGGCGAACTTTTTGAATACAACCCAAGCAATAAGGAAAGCCAACGAATACAAGAAACACTTTTCCACGAAAAGCAAACCATAATTGAAAATTGCCTTTTCGGTGTGGACATCAATTCCAACTCCGTAAAAATTTGCCGTTTGCGTTTGTGGATTGAACTTTTGAAAAATGCGTATTACATAAGCTCCTCCCTAAAAAGCTCCTCCCCTTTTATAGGGGAGGTGTCCGAAGGACGGAGGGGTCAAGAACAATTAAATAACCTACCATATTTAAAAACCTTCCGCAAAGAACTCCGAAACAACCTTACCCCCGCAGAAGCCAAACTTTGGACATTGCTTAAAGGCAAACAAATGGGCGGAAGAAAATTCAGACGCCAACACAGCTTTGCCAATTATATTCTTGATTTTTATTGCCCAGAAGAACGCTTGGCTATAGAATTAGATGGACAAGGACATTTTGAAGCAAGTCAGGCTGAATACGATAGAGAAAGAGATTTGTTTTTAGAAGCTTATGGTATAAGGGTACTAAGGTTTGAAAACAAATGGGTGTGGGATAATCCGGAGGGGTTGCTGAATGAGGTTTGGGGTTATTTTGGGAAACAACCACCCCGTCCTGCGGACACCCAGGGTTGGATAAAACAAGAACCACCCCGCCCTTCGGGCACCCCTCCTTACAAAGGAGGGGAGCTTAAGGAGTTGCAAACACTTCCTAACATTGACATCAACATCAAATGCGGAAACTCTTTGGTGAGCCGTTTTGCCATTGATGCAGACCTGAAACAAGCCTTGAAAAAAAGTAAGTGGACAATTGACAGCTACCGAATAGCCGTTGATACCTACCGAAACGCTGAAAGCAAGGTGCAGAAAAGAGAAATGGAACGGTTGATTGCCGACATTAAATCGAATTTCAGAAGTGAAATTTCTATGAACGACCCCAAAGTAAAGAAGCTACAAAAACTTTCAGGCGACTTGTATCAAATGACCAACCAAGGGCAACTTTTTGAAATGAGTAAAAAGGAAAAAGCAGCTTGGAACAAAAAAGTGCAACAACTAACCGAAGAAACCAAAAAACTTGAAACCGAAATTGAAGAAATAAAAGCCAACAAGATTTTTGAAAACGCTTTTGAATGGCGTTTTGAATTTCCCGAAGTGCTGAATGATGATGGCGATTTTGTGGGTTTTGACGTGGTTATTGGAAATCCGCCTTATTTTTCATTATCCAAAGTAAAAGAACAATCAGAGTATTTTTCAAAAGCAAATTATGAAACGTATTCGAAAGGTGCAGACATCTATTGCTTATTCTAG
- a CDS encoding class I SAM-dependent DNA methyltransferase — MKDFNIRINFGLKTGYNEAFIIDENKKSELIKTDEKNAEIIKPIIRGRDLKKYSYTFENIYLINSHNGIKSIGLKRIETETEYPTIYEHLKSFSPKVENRSDMGDHWSNLRNCAYLEDFEKDKIIWGEISDKPKFAFDDEKYFAEATTFLMTGEKLKFLLAILNSKVSEWYFNLIGTTTGMGTNRWKKYKIELLPIKITSSEQEKEIEILVNQILAIKKQNPSTDTTDLENKIDQLVYQLYELTEEEIKIVENG; from the coding sequence TTGAAAGATTTTAATATTCGAATAAACTTTGGACTAAAAACAGGTTATAATGAAGCATTCATAATAGATGAAAACAAAAAGAGCGAATTAATAAAGACAGATGAAAAAAATGCTGAAATAATTAAACCAATAATACGTGGCAGAGATTTAAAAAAATACAGTTACACCTTTGAAAATATTTACTTGATAAATTCACATAATGGAATAAAATCAATTGGCTTAAAAAGGATTGAAACCGAAACCGAATACCCAACAATATACGAACACTTAAAAAGTTTTTCTCCTAAAGTTGAAAATCGTTCAGATATGGGAGATCATTGGTCAAATCTTAGAAACTGTGCCTATTTAGAAGATTTTGAAAAAGATAAAATAATATGGGGAGAAATTTCTGATAAACCAAAATTTGCTTTTGACGATGAAAAGTATTTTGCGGAAGCAACTACTTTCTTGATGACAGGTGAAAAACTGAAATTTCTTTTGGCTATATTAAATTCAAAAGTTTCAGAGTGGTATTTCAACCTAATTGGAACAACAACAGGAATGGGAACAAACAGATGGAAGAAATACAAAATTGAATTGTTGCCAATAAAAATTACTTCATCTGAACAAGAAAAAGAAATTGAGATTTTAGTAAACCAAATTTTAGCTATAAAAAAACAAAATCCATCAACCGACACAACGGACTTAGAAAACAAAATAGACCAATTAGTTTACCAGCTTTACGAGTTGACGGAAGAAGAAATAAAAATTGTTGAAAATGGATAA
- a CDS encoding UDP-glucose/GDP-mannose dehydrogenase family protein: protein MEIAVVGTGYVGLVSGTCFAESGNNVICVDIDERKVESLRNGKITIYEPGLEILFQRNLKENRLSFTTDLASAIEKAEVIFLALPTPPGEDGSADLSYVLGVAEQLGKIIKNYKVIVDKSTVPVGTADKVTSAIAKNASVDFDVVSNPEFLREGVAVDDFMKPDRVVIGTSSERAKKIMGNLYAPFVRQGNPVIYMDEKSAELTKYAANSFLATKISFMNEISRLCDLLGADVDMVRIGIGTDSRIGKRFLFPGIGYGGSCFPKDVKALIKSAKDVHYEFKILNAVEEVNEDQKEVILPKMEQIFGKDWSGKKIALWGLAFKPNTDDIREAPALVLIDRFLKLNASVTAYDPEAMENVKRIVGNNITFAHNMYEAIQNADVLVIATEWSEFRNPDFDRIKSSLKNPIVFDGRNVFDIDKMEELGFNYYSIGRRDVISQNQPSK from the coding sequence ATGGAAATAGCAGTAGTAGGCACAGGTTATGTTGGGCTGGTATCAGGAACATGTTTTGCTGAATCAGGCAACAATGTTATCTGTGTTGATATAGACGAAAGGAAAGTGGAAAGTTTACGCAATGGTAAAATCACCATTTATGAACCCGGTTTAGAAATTTTGTTTCAACGAAATCTGAAAGAGAACAGACTTTCATTCACTACGGATTTAGCATCAGCCATAGAAAAAGCAGAAGTCATATTTCTGGCTCTACCTACCCCTCCGGGCGAAGACGGCTCTGCCGACTTGTCTTATGTTTTGGGAGTTGCTGAGCAACTTGGCAAAATCATAAAAAACTACAAAGTAATTGTGGACAAAAGTACAGTTCCGGTAGGTACTGCCGATAAAGTAACTTCCGCGATAGCTAAAAATGCAAGTGTTGATTTTGATGTTGTGAGCAATCCCGAATTTTTGCGCGAGGGTGTAGCAGTGGACGATTTCATGAAGCCCGATAGAGTAGTAATAGGAACAAGCAGTGAGAGGGCTAAAAAAATCATGGGTAATTTGTATGCCCCCTTTGTCCGTCAGGGAAATCCGGTTATTTATATGGATGAAAAATCTGCTGAATTAACCAAATATGCCGCCAACTCGTTTTTGGCAACAAAAATTTCTTTTATGAATGAAATCTCTCGCTTGTGCGATTTGCTGGGTGCAGATGTAGATATGGTTAGAATTGGTATTGGAACCGATAGCAGAATTGGCAAGCGATTCCTATTTCCCGGTATCGGATATGGAGGAAGTTGTTTCCCAAAAGATGTGAAGGCATTAATTAAATCAGCCAAAGACGTGCATTATGAGTTCAAAATTCTGAATGCAGTAGAGGAAGTAAATGAAGATCAGAAAGAAGTAATTCTGCCCAAAATGGAGCAGATATTTGGCAAAGATTGGTCGGGAAAAAAAATTGCATTATGGGGACTTGCATTTAAACCCAATACTGACGACATCAGAGAAGCTCCCGCTCTGGTTTTGATTGACCGCTTTCTGAAACTCAATGCAAGCGTTACTGCATACGACCCCGAAGCAATGGAAAATGTAAAAAGAATTGTTGGAAATAATATCACATTCGCGCACAACATGTATGAAGCTATCCAAAATGCTGACGTATTAGTAATAGCCACAGAATGGTCAGAATTCAGAAATCCTGACTTTGACCGCATCAAATCATCTTTGAAAAACCCGATTGTATTTGATGGCAGAAATGTTTTTGACATTGACAAAATGGAAGAACTCGGATTCAACTATTACTCAATTGGCAGACGCGATGTAATTTCACAAAATCAACCTTCAAAATGA
- a CDS encoding polysaccharide deacetylase family protein, with protein sequence MSILVIHSKTVSNRLRYIAIQLFEQWHQIAIKFVEDVHVAPHEYSIFNSQGVLLCSSQSNILFADSMYEDFVFDWDKILANDFNSDWLGASFFLLSRMEEYEGEKDVHGRFSYKKSIAFQQGFLNEPIVERLVHYFVMKNLPQKTTYIHKAHIVPTLDIDMTHAILGRSVIRQCGAILKDFVKAKLSERLQVLRGKVKDPYDTFDYQLAVMKSTKLTAQYFFQVGAYGKYDKNISPKHPLFKKVIAKLHKHNIGLHPSYKSMIRPALFSREKKTLEQLCERQVQASRQHFLRFCLPETYSELIKIGIKEEHSMGYAETIGFRASTSRAFYWYDLKNNCPTELLIQPFVVMDVALAFYQGLAPEKAISAIQELKQKIAEMNGTFAFCFHNESLSERNQWKGWRAVFEEACKS encoded by the coding sequence TTGTCAATACTTGTAATTCATAGTAAAACAGTAAGCAATAGGCTGCGCTATATTGCTATACAACTCTTTGAGCAATGGCATCAAATTGCCATAAAATTTGTTGAGGATGTCCATGTCGCACCGCATGAGTACAGTATATTCAATTCGCAAGGCGTGTTGCTGTGTAGCAGTCAAAGCAACATCCTTTTTGCTGACAGCATGTACGAAGATTTTGTTTTTGACTGGGATAAGATTTTGGCAAATGATTTTAATTCGGACTGGCTGGGAGCTTCATTTTTTTTGTTAAGCAGAATGGAAGAGTATGAGGGCGAGAAAGATGTGCATGGACGTTTTTCTTATAAAAAGAGTATTGCATTCCAACAAGGATTTTTAAATGAACCCATAGTGGAGCGGCTTGTTCATTACTTTGTGATGAAAAATTTACCCCAAAAAACGACATATATACACAAAGCTCATATTGTGCCGACCCTTGATATTGACATGACACATGCAATATTGGGGCGAAGTGTAATCCGGCAGTGCGGAGCTATTTTGAAGGATTTTGTTAAAGCAAAACTTTCAGAAAGGCTGCAAGTGTTGCGTGGCAAGGTAAAAGACCCCTATGATACTTTTGATTATCAACTTGCGGTGATGAAAAGTACAAAGCTGACTGCACAATACTTTTTTCAGGTAGGCGCTTACGGCAAATACGACAAAAATATTTCTCCAAAACATCCGCTTTTTAAAAAAGTTATTGCCAAACTTCATAAGCATAACATAGGACTTCACCCATCCTATAAAAGCATGATAAGACCGGCTTTGTTTTCGAGAGAAAAGAAGACTTTAGAGCAACTTTGCGAACGACAAGTGCAGGCTTCACGACAGCATTTTTTGAGATTTTGTTTGCCTGAAACATACAGTGAATTAATAAAAATCGGAATAAAGGAAGAACACAGCATGGGTTATGCTGAAACAATAGGATTCCGAGCAAGTACAAGCCGTGCATTTTATTGGTATGATTTGAAAAATAATTGTCCGACTGAGCTGTTGATTCAACCTTTTGTAGTGATGGATGTTGCGCTCGCATTCTATCAAGGTCTTGCTCCGGAAAAAGCAATATCTGCAATTCAAGAATTAAAGCAAAAGATAGCTGAAATGAATGGTACTTTTGCTTTCTGCTTTCACAACGAATCCCTGAGCGAAAGGAATCAATGGAAGGGCTGGCGAGCTGTCTTTGAAGAAGCCTGTAAGTCATGA
- a CDS encoding SDR family oxidoreductase, which translates to MTEQKRVLITGAAGFLGSHLCDRFITEGYHVIGMDNLITGDLRNIEHLFKLEHFEFYHHDVSKFVYVPGRLDYILHFASPASPIDYLKIPIQTLKVGSLGTHNLLGLAKSKGSRLLIASTSEVYGDPMVHPQTEDYFGNVNPVGPRGVYDEAKRFQEAITMAYHTYHGLETRIVRIFNTYGPRMRLNDGRVLPAFIGQALRGEDLTAFGDGSQTRSFCYVSDLVEGIYRLLLSDYANPVNIGNPDEITINDFAQEILALTGSKNKIIYKPLPENDPKQRRPDISLANKLLGWTPKVQRAEGLKYTLDYFKSLSKEDLYKSEHRFD; encoded by the coding sequence ATGACTGAACAAAAAAGAGTTTTAATCACGGGTGCAGCAGGATTTCTCGGCTCTCACCTTTGCGATAGATTTATTACCGAAGGGTATCATGTAATCGGCATGGACAATCTGATTACAGGAGACTTACGCAATATTGAGCACTTATTTAAACTGGAGCACTTTGAATTTTACCACCATGATGTTTCCAAGTTTGTATATGTTCCCGGCAGATTGGATTATATCCTCCATTTTGCATCACCTGCCAGCCCTATAGATTATTTAAAAATCCCCATTCAAACATTAAAAGTGGGGTCATTGGGAACTCATAATCTATTGGGATTAGCAAAATCAAAGGGTTCGCGATTATTGATTGCTTCTACTTCTGAGGTATATGGCGACCCCATGGTTCATCCCCAAACCGAAGATTATTTTGGCAATGTAAATCCTGTGGGACCTCGCGGAGTTTATGATGAAGCCAAACGTTTTCAAGAAGCCATCACAATGGCATATCACACCTATCACGGACTTGAAACCCGTATTGTGCGAATATTTAACACCTACGGACCTCGCATGAGGCTAAATGATGGCAGAGTACTCCCTGCTTTTATTGGACAAGCCTTGCGAGGTGAAGATTTGACCGCATTTGGTGACGGAAGCCAAACACGCTCTTTCTGCTATGTGAGCGACTTGGTCGAGGGTATCTACAGGCTCCTTTTAAGCGATTATGCAAACCCTGTCAATATTGGCAACCCTGACGAAATTACCATCAATGATTTTGCACAAGAAATATTAGCTTTGACCGGTTCGAAAAATAAAATCATATATAAACCGCTTCCCGAAAACGACCCAAAACAACGCAGACCTGATATTTCTTTAGCAAACAAACTACTTGGCTGGACACCCAAAGTGCAAAGAGCAGAAGGTCTTAAATACACACTTGATTATTTTAAATCCCTGAGTAAGGAAGATTTATACAAGTCTGAACATAGATTTGACTAA